From a region of the Neobacillus niacini genome:
- a CDS encoding DUF881 domain-containing protein, translated as MNWKLTNRRTWKLKLIKVKGKHVVLSLVCLVLGFMIAFSYHFTQKELNKNKTNLTSEQWEKTLDLRNQLIELEELNRKLQKELNQKQDKVLENEKDLSKEAEAYSTLAEDAEKFRMFLGKVKVKGQGVSVQLSDGAYDPHEENINNYLVHEHHVFKVINELYISGAAAIAINGQRLTSHSYIICNGPVITVDGIQHPAPFVITAIGDPEVLTAALNLTGGVKDQLVNDNIVFTLEEKSEIILNPILGQS; from the coding sequence ATGAATTGGAAGCTGACGAATCGGAGGACCTGGAAATTGAAACTGATAAAGGTGAAGGGTAAGCACGTTGTTTTATCCCTAGTATGCCTTGTTCTTGGGTTTATGATAGCATTTTCCTATCATTTTACCCAAAAAGAATTAAATAAAAATAAAACAAATTTAACAAGTGAACAATGGGAAAAAACGCTTGACCTTAGAAATCAACTTATTGAATTAGAGGAATTAAATCGTAAATTACAAAAGGAATTAAACCAGAAGCAGGATAAAGTCTTGGAGAACGAAAAAGACCTTTCAAAAGAAGCAGAAGCTTATTCAACCCTAGCAGAAGACGCAGAAAAATTTCGGATGTTCTTAGGTAAGGTCAAGGTTAAGGGACAAGGAGTAAGCGTCCAGCTGTCAGATGGTGCGTATGATCCCCACGAAGAAAATATTAATAATTATTTAGTACATGAACACCATGTATTTAAAGTCATTAATGAGCTTTACATCTCTGGTGCAGCAGCCATTGCAATTAATGGTCAGAGATTAACAAGCCATTCCTATATTATTTGCAATGGACCTGTCATTACGGTTGATGGCATTCAACATCCAGCGCCATTTGTGATTACTGCAATTGGAGACCCTGAGGTATTAACTGCTGCATTGAACCTTACCGGTGGTGTGAAAGACCAACTCGTTAACGATAATATTGTTTTTACTTTAGAAGAAAAGAGCGAAATCATCCTAAATCCAATTTTAGGACAGTCCTAA
- the murG gene encoding undecaprenyldiphospho-muramoylpentapeptide beta-N-acetylglucosaminyltransferase: MKIVVSGGGTGGHIYPALALIREIQKENKHAEFLYIGTKNGLESTIVPREKIPFKSIHITGFKRKLSLDNIKTVLRFLKGARDSKKMLKEFKPDIVIGTGGYVCGPVVYAAAKLNIPTIVHEQNSVPGLTNKFLSRYVNKVAICFEEAKEYFPKDKVVFTGNPRASEVIGNDGIRGRLSAGLSTTMPAVLIFGGSRGARPINDAVVKALSEFGEKPYQVLYITGDVHFKDVQNEVELVGNPKNVVIRPFIHNMPEVLSGIDLVVSRAGATTLAEITSLGIPSILVPSPYVTNNHQEKNARSLSDHGAAELLLEKDLNNKSLIQQIDRILLDNEYLKSMKMKAKKLGVPDSAERLYKLMKQLVQEKQK; the protein is encoded by the coding sequence ATGAAAATAGTTGTAAGCGGCGGAGGGACTGGAGGACATATATATCCAGCTCTTGCTCTCATAAGGGAGATACAAAAAGAAAACAAACATGCTGAGTTTTTATACATAGGGACAAAGAACGGATTGGAAAGCACAATTGTTCCTCGGGAGAAGATACCTTTTAAATCGATCCATATTACTGGATTCAAAAGAAAATTATCCTTGGATAATATCAAAACCGTTTTGAGATTTTTAAAAGGTGCAAGAGACAGTAAAAAAATGTTAAAAGAATTCAAACCGGATATTGTTATTGGAACTGGTGGTTATGTTTGTGGTCCCGTTGTGTATGCAGCCGCAAAATTAAATATCCCAACAATCGTCCATGAACAGAACAGTGTACCAGGGCTGACAAACAAATTTTTAAGCAGATACGTTAATAAGGTGGCAATTTGTTTCGAAGAGGCAAAAGAATATTTTCCAAAGGATAAAGTGGTGTTTACTGGAAATCCTCGAGCATCGGAAGTCATTGGTAATGATGGAATCAGAGGAAGATTATCGGCTGGATTAAGCACGACTATGCCTGCAGTACTCATTTTTGGAGGAAGCCGTGGTGCTAGACCAATAAATGATGCGGTTGTTAAGGCACTTTCTGAATTTGGAGAAAAGCCTTATCAAGTACTATATATTACAGGTGACGTTCATTTTAAAGATGTGCAAAACGAAGTAGAGCTTGTAGGGAATCCGAAAAATGTCGTAATTAGGCCCTTTATTCATAACATGCCAGAAGTTTTATCTGGTATTGATTTAGTAGTATCAAGAGCTGGTGCAACAACACTTGCTGAGATTACTTCATTAGGAATTCCAAGTATTCTTGTCCCAAGTCCGTATGTGACAAATAATCATCAAGAAAAAAATGCTCGATCACTCAGTGATCACGGTGCAGCAGAATTACTCCTCGAAAAAGATTTAAATAACAAAAGTCTCATTCAGCAAATAGACAGGATTTTGTTAGATAATGAATATTTAAAGTCAATGAAAATGAAGGCAAAAAAATTAGGGGTACCTGACTCTGCAGAGAGACTGTATAAACTTATGAAACAGCTAGTACAAGAAAAACAAAAGTAG
- a CDS encoding small basic family protein: MWLPLLGLIVGILLGLLTDIRIPEEYSNYLSIAVLAALDTLFGGIRAHLQNIYDEKVFVSGFFFNILLAASLAFLGVHLGVDLYLAAVFAFGVRLFQNIAVIRRILLTKWSNSKEKVEKN; this comes from the coding sequence ATGTGGCTTCCGCTATTAGGATTAATCGTCGGAATCCTTCTTGGACTATTAACAGATATTAGGATTCCTGAAGAGTATTCAAATTATTTGTCTATTGCGGTTTTGGCAGCTCTTGATACATTATTCGGAGGTATAAGGGCGCACCTGCAAAATATTTATGATGAAAAAGTTTTCGTTTCTGGATTCTTTTTTAATATTTTACTTGCTGCAAGTTTAGCTTTTCTAGGCGTTCATCTTGGTGTAGACTTGTATTTAGCAGCTGTTTTTGCCTTTGGTGTCCGCTTATTTCAAAATATTGCAGTAATTAGGCGAATATTATTGACAAAATGGTCAAATTCAAAAGAAAAAGTAGAAAAAAATTGA
- the murB gene encoding UDP-N-acetylmuramate dehydrogenase — protein sequence MDGLFTEIQDLNIGKVKRNERLSQHTTMKIGGPADIFIEPASLENIQKVMTFLKEREIPWRAIGRGSNLLVSDKGIEGVVIKLGSGLDHLTISDSKITVGGGHSLVSLSTLISKKGLSGLEFASGIPGSVGGAVYMNAGAHGSDISKILTKAHILFDDGSMEWLSNDEMEFTYRTSVLQKKRPGIVLEAEFQLTKGDKTAIVSQMQKNKDYRKETQPWNFPCAGSIFRNPLPNYAGKLIEDAGLKGFQMGGAKISEMHGNFIVNAGNATAKDVLDLIQYIKDTILNLYGIKMETEVEIIGRV from the coding sequence ATGGACGGATTATTTACAGAAATCCAAGATTTAAATATTGGCAAAGTGAAGAGAAATGAACGGTTATCCCAGCATACGACCATGAAAATTGGAGGTCCTGCTGACATTTTTATTGAGCCTGCTTCTTTAGAAAATATCCAAAAAGTAATGACTTTTCTAAAGGAGCGGGAAATCCCGTGGCGTGCAATTGGGAGAGGGTCAAATTTACTCGTTTCTGATAAAGGGATTGAAGGGGTAGTCATTAAATTAGGTTCAGGCTTAGACCATCTAACGATAAGTGATTCCAAGATAACAGTAGGCGGCGGTCATTCTTTAGTTAGCTTATCTACCTTGATTTCCAAAAAAGGATTATCAGGACTTGAATTTGCCAGCGGTATCCCTGGGTCTGTCGGCGGAGCTGTTTATATGAATGCAGGAGCGCATGGTTCAGATATTAGTAAGATTTTAACCAAAGCACATATATTGTTTGATGACGGATCCATGGAATGGTTATCTAACGATGAGATGGAGTTCACTTATAGGACGTCCGTCCTGCAAAAGAAGCGTCCTGGTATCGTTTTAGAAGCTGAGTTCCAGCTGACAAAAGGTGATAAAACTGCGATTGTTTCACAAATGCAAAAAAACAAAGATTACCGAAAAGAAACCCAGCCGTGGAATTTCCCATGTGCGGGAAGTATTTTCCGAAATCCGCTGCCTAATTATGCAGGAAAACTTATTGAAGACGCGGGATTAAAAGGATTCCAAATGGGCGGTGCAAAAATATCAGAAATGCACGGAAATTTTATTGTAAATGCTGGTAATGCAACAGCTAAGGATGTTCTAGATTTAATTCAATATATAAAAGATACCATACTAAATTTATATGGAATTAAAATGGAAACAGAGGTAGAAATTATTGGGCGTGTGTAA
- the mraY gene encoding phospho-N-acetylmuramoyl-pentapeptide-transferase: protein MLEQVIFFTILMGFLITVLLSPIFIPFLRRLKFGQSIREEGPKSHQAKTGTPTMGGVMILFSIIITTLVMTGKFSEPTVKTYLLILVTFGFGLLGFLDDFIKVALKRNLGLTSRQKLLGQIIISVIFYLVYKQNGYPTEITVPGSNYSIELGWFYVFFIVFWLVGFSNAVNLTDGLDGLVSGTAAIAFGAYAVLAWNQSQMEVAIFSVAVAGAVLGFLVFNAHPAKVFMGDTGSLALGGAIATIAILTKLELLLVIIGGVFVIETLSVILQVISFKTTGKRIFRMSPLHHHYELIGWSEWKVVVTFWSVGLILAILGIYIEVWL, encoded by the coding sequence ATGCTGGAGCAAGTTATCTTTTTCACAATTCTAATGGGGTTTCTGATTACAGTACTGCTTTCTCCAATTTTTATTCCCTTCTTAAGAAGGTTGAAATTTGGACAAAGCATTCGGGAAGAAGGACCCAAATCCCATCAAGCAAAAACCGGTACCCCAACAATGGGTGGAGTGATGATTTTATTCTCTATTATTATTACTACTCTCGTAATGACAGGGAAATTTTCTGAACCAACCGTTAAAACATACTTACTTATCCTTGTTACCTTTGGTTTTGGATTACTTGGATTTTTAGATGATTTTATCAAAGTGGCACTTAAGCGTAATCTAGGATTAACCTCGAGACAAAAGTTGTTAGGGCAAATCATCATTTCCGTTATTTTTTATCTTGTTTATAAACAAAATGGATATCCTACGGAAATCACCGTTCCTGGAAGCAATTATTCCATTGAACTTGGCTGGTTTTATGTATTTTTTATCGTCTTTTGGCTGGTAGGTTTCTCGAATGCAGTCAATTTAACTGATGGATTGGACGGTTTAGTTTCAGGTACAGCTGCCATTGCATTTGGTGCATATGCTGTCTTAGCATGGAACCAATCACAGATGGAAGTGGCGATCTTTTCAGTTGCTGTAGCCGGGGCAGTCTTAGGTTTCCTTGTATTTAATGCCCATCCTGCTAAGGTGTTTATGGGGGATACGGGTTCTCTGGCACTTGGTGGTGCGATAGCGACAATTGCAATTCTAACCAAGTTAGAGTTATTGTTAGTCATAATCGGCGGTGTATTTGTCATTGAAACGTTATCCGTTATTTTACAGGTCATCTCTTTTAAAACGACAGGTAAAAGAATCTTTCGAATGAGTCCACTCCATCACCATTACGAGCTAATTGGCTGGTCAGAATGGAAGGTCGTTGTTACCTTTTGGAGTGTTGGTTTAATATTAGCGATACTAGGTATCTATATTGAGGTGTGGTTATAA
- a CDS encoding DUF881 domain-containing protein, with the protein MDKLKKNFSFIAISTVIGFMIAIQFQTVKKPVERDTRDLWQLREAILQEKELQSELLTEIRSIEEKLLAYESKQKQSKEQALRDTIQELKNEAGMTKVTVPGLLLTIEPIIEEIQIGAEISKSVSPELLKRLLNELNMYDAKYVAVDGQRIINTTVIRDINNETKIDGHALSSLPIEISVGVDNVETAEKLYNQMKVSKATEEFFIENLKLTISEPNPGVTIPAYDNPIRIRYLESMKANEGGNT; encoded by the coding sequence GTGGACAAGCTTAAAAAGAATTTTAGTTTTATTGCTATTTCTACAGTGATAGGATTTATGATTGCTATCCAGTTTCAAACAGTAAAAAAACCTGTTGAACGGGATACTCGTGATTTATGGCAGCTTCGCGAAGCGATACTCCAAGAAAAAGAATTGCAGTCGGAGTTATTAACTGAAATTCGTTCAATTGAAGAAAAATTACTTGCCTATGAATCAAAGCAAAAACAGAGCAAGGAACAGGCACTGCGTGATACCATTCAAGAATTGAAGAATGAGGCAGGAATGACTAAAGTAACTGTTCCTGGATTACTATTGACCATTGAACCAATAATTGAGGAAATTCAAATTGGGGCTGAGATATCAAAGTCTGTGTCACCTGAACTTTTAAAAAGATTATTAAATGAATTGAATATGTATGACGCTAAATATGTAGCTGTTGATGGTCAGCGAATTATTAATACAACAGTCATCAGGGATATTAATAATGAAACAAAAATTGATGGCCATGCGTTATCAAGCTTACCAATTGAAATTAGTGTAGGTGTTGATAATGTTGAAACCGCCGAAAAATTATACAATCAAATGAAAGTATCGAAGGCTACGGAGGAATTCTTCATCGAGAACCTGAAATTGACTATTTCGGAGCCAAATCCGGGTGTTACTATTCCGGCATATGATAATCCTATTCGGATTCGATATCTTGAGTCAATGAAGGCCAATGAAGGAGGAAATACATAA
- a CDS encoding cell division protein FtsQ/DivIB has protein sequence MDKGKIVALEDRIPKLKEQRRRKANRRLIILLCLFFTMIAVVAYVQSPLSHVKKITIKGNELLSTEEIIKITKISKDTNIWSVKKNTISLTLQEMNVIKKANVTIKWPNSVIIEIEERNKIAYLEADGAYFPVMENGKVLKDREVVEIPVNAPILYKFKEGAILKEMVTALDELPVEVLNAISEIHYTPKKTDQYHISLFMNDGFEVSATLRTFSEKMIHYPSIISQLDPNIKGIIDLEVGSYFKAYELEADESEDLEIETDKGEG, from the coding sequence ATGGATAAAGGTAAGATAGTCGCTCTTGAAGATCGAATTCCAAAGCTTAAAGAGCAAAGACGGCGTAAAGCTAACAGAAGGCTTATCATTCTTCTATGTTTGTTCTTTACCATGATTGCCGTTGTCGCATATGTACAGTCACCATTAAGTCATGTAAAAAAGATTACGATTAAAGGAAATGAATTGCTGTCAACAGAAGAAATTATTAAAATAACGAAGATATCTAAAGATACGAATATTTGGAGTGTAAAGAAAAATACGATTTCATTAACCCTCCAAGAAATGAATGTTATTAAAAAAGCAAATGTGACTATAAAGTGGCCAAATTCTGTCATAATCGAGATTGAAGAACGTAATAAAATTGCCTATTTAGAGGCGGATGGTGCCTATTTTCCTGTAATGGAAAACGGAAAAGTCCTTAAAGATAGGGAAGTGGTTGAAATACCTGTCAATGCACCAATCCTTTATAAATTTAAAGAAGGTGCAATCCTTAAAGAAATGGTTACTGCACTTGATGAACTTCCAGTTGAGGTTCTAAATGCAATCTCTGAAATACACTATACTCCCAAAAAAACAGACCAGTATCATATATCATTATTTATGAATGATGGCTTTGAAGTTAGTGCTACACTAAGGACCTTTTCAGAAAAAATGATACATTATCCTTCGATCATAAGCCAATTAGATCCGAACATTAAAGGTATTATTGATTTAGAGGTAGGTTCCTATTTTAAGGCATATGAATTGGAAGCTGACGAATCGGAGGACCTGGAAATTGAAACTGATAAAGGTGAAGGGTAA
- the ftsZ gene encoding cell division protein FtsZ, with product MLEFDTNLDSLATIKVIGVGGGGNNAVNRMIEHGVQGVEFIAVNTDAQALNLSKAEVKMQIGSKLTRGLGAGANPEVGKKAAEESKEQLEDALRGADMVFVTAGMGGGTGTGAAPVIAQIARDLGALTVGVVTRPFTFEGKKRSNQAAGGIGAMKEAVDTLIVIPNDRLLEIVDKSTPMLEAFREADNVLRQGVQGISDLIAVPGLINLDFADVKTIMSNKGSALMGIGMATGENRATEAAKKAISSPLLETSIDGAQGVLMNITGGSNLSLYEVQEAADIVATASDQEVNMIFGSVINENHKDEIIVTVIATGFNEEVIQPKATRPTFGQAKPQLSAVKREQKREEAPQEPIRNNNNVPQEETLDIPTFLRNRNRRR from the coding sequence ATGTTAGAGTTTGATACAAATTTAGATTCTCTTGCTACAATAAAAGTTATTGGGGTTGGCGGCGGAGGTAACAACGCAGTAAATCGAATGATCGAGCATGGTGTTCAAGGAGTGGAGTTTATTGCCGTTAATACCGATGCTCAAGCACTTAATCTTTCAAAAGCAGAAGTAAAAATGCAGATTGGCTCAAAATTAACCAGAGGTCTTGGTGCTGGGGCTAATCCTGAAGTGGGTAAGAAAGCTGCCGAAGAAAGTAAAGAACAATTAGAAGATGCATTACGCGGTGCTGATATGGTGTTCGTTACAGCTGGTATGGGTGGCGGAACAGGTACAGGGGCTGCTCCAGTTATCGCACAAATTGCACGTGACTTAGGGGCGTTAACAGTGGGTGTGGTAACTCGTCCATTCACTTTTGAAGGTAAAAAGCGTTCTAACCAAGCAGCCGGTGGTATTGGTGCAATGAAAGAAGCGGTAGATACTTTGATTGTAATTCCGAATGACCGCCTTCTTGAAATCGTAGATAAAAGTACTCCAATGCTTGAAGCTTTCCGTGAAGCAGATAATGTACTTCGTCAAGGGGTACAGGGGATTTCAGACTTAATCGCCGTTCCTGGTCTTATTAACTTGGACTTTGCAGATGTGAAGACGATTATGTCAAACAAAGGCTCCGCTTTGATGGGGATTGGTATGGCAACGGGTGAAAATCGAGCAACGGAAGCTGCGAAAAAAGCGATAAGCTCTCCATTGTTAGAAACATCTATTGATGGTGCACAAGGCGTTCTAATGAATATTACAGGCGGCAGTAACTTGAGTTTATATGAAGTTCAAGAAGCTGCTGACATTGTGGCAACTGCATCAGACCAAGAAGTAAATATGATTTTTGGATCTGTAATCAATGAGAACCACAAGGATGAAATTATTGTTACCGTTATTGCTACAGGCTTTAATGAAGAGGTCATTCAACCTAAGGCTACTCGTCCAACATTTGGACAAGCAAAGCCACAATTAAGTGCAGTAAAGCGGGAACAAAAGCGTGAAGAAGCACCACAAGAGCCAATCCGCAACAACAACAACGTTCCCCAAGAGGAAACACTAGATATACCAACATTCCTACGAAACAGAAACCGTAGAAGATAA
- the spoVE gene encoding stage V sporulation protein E, which translates to MPTKRTTPDFILLIVTFTLLAVGLIMVYSASAVWAEYKFDDSFFFAKRQTLFAGVGIAAMFFIMNINYWTWREWSKVILITCFVLLILVLIPGVGNVRNGSRSWIGVGAFSVQPSEFMKLAMIAFLAKFLSERQKLITSFRQGLVPSLGLAFVAFALIMLQPDLGTGTVMIGTCVVMIFIAGARVGHFALLGLVGLAGFVGLVASAPYRMKRITSFLDPWQDPLGSGFQIIQSLYAIGPGGLFGLGLGESRQKFFYLPEPQTDFIFAILSEELGFIGGSFIILLFALLLWRGIRIALGAPDLYGSFLAVGIISMVAIQVMINIGVVTGLMPVTGITLPFLSYGGSSLTLMLMAIGVLLNISRYSRY; encoded by the coding sequence GTGCCGACAAAAAGAACAACTCCTGATTTTATATTATTAATTGTTACATTTACGCTATTAGCAGTAGGACTTATTATGGTTTATAGTGCAAGTGCAGTATGGGCAGAGTATAAATTCGATGACTCCTTCTTTTTCGCGAAAAGACAAACGCTTTTTGCCGGGGTTGGGATAGCCGCCATGTTTTTTATTATGAATATTAATTATTGGACATGGAGAGAGTGGTCGAAGGTTATATTGATAACCTGCTTTGTGTTACTCATACTCGTACTCATTCCGGGAGTTGGGAATGTTAGAAATGGTTCACGAAGCTGGATTGGTGTTGGTGCCTTTTCTGTCCAGCCATCAGAATTTATGAAGCTCGCAATGATTGCCTTTTTAGCTAAGTTTCTCTCTGAGAGGCAGAAATTAATAACCTCTTTTCGACAAGGGCTTGTTCCTTCATTAGGTCTTGCTTTTGTAGCGTTTGCGCTTATTATGCTCCAGCCTGATTTAGGGACAGGAACAGTCATGATTGGAACATGTGTGGTCATGATCTTTATTGCAGGTGCTCGGGTAGGACATTTTGCTTTATTGGGTTTAGTAGGTTTAGCAGGATTTGTTGGTTTAGTTGCTTCAGCGCCATATAGGATGAAAAGGATAACCTCATTCTTAGACCCTTGGCAGGACCCGTTAGGCAGTGGATTCCAAATTATTCAATCGCTTTATGCGATTGGTCCTGGTGGATTATTTGGGCTTGGTCTCGGTGAAAGCAGGCAAAAATTCTTTTACTTACCTGAACCGCAAACGGATTTTATTTTTGCAATTTTGTCTGAAGAATTAGGCTTTATTGGAGGATCCTTTATTATTCTTTTGTTCGCATTATTGTTATGGAGGGGAATACGTATTGCCCTCGGTGCACCGGATTTATATGGCAGCTTTTTGGCGGTTGGTATTATATCAATGGTCGCGATTCAAGTAATGATTAACATTGGTGTTGTCACTGGTTTAATGCCTGTTACTGGAATCACATTGCCATTCCTAAGTTATGGTGGTTCTTCTCTAACATTGATGTTGATGGCGATCGGTGTTCTTTTGAATATTAGCCGTTATTCTCGATATTAA
- the murD gene encoding UDP-N-acetylmuramoyl-L-alanine--D-glutamate ligase codes for MKQINTYLHKKILVLGLAKSGVTAAALLHKLGAFVTVNDKKPLSENPEAQGLLEQGIKVICGEHPVELLDEGFELIVKNPGIPYQNPIIEGALEKGIPVLTEVELAYQISEAPFIGITGTNGKTTTTTLIFEMLNQGKKRPLIAGNIGTVASGVAEEATAENNIVIELSSFQLMGIEAFRPKIAIITNLYDAHLDYHGTRAEYIKAKANITKNQTAEDYFIYNADQQEVREIAEHSQASGIPFSTKLALKEGAYISEGWICFNDEKVMLVDEIALPGVHNLENILSAMAAAKLTGVSNEAIQEVLRTFTGVKHRLQYVTEIAERKFYNDSKATNILATIPALQAFKSPIILLAGGLDRGNEFDELIPYLKNVKALITFGQTSSKIERVGIEAGIKQINTVDNVEKAVPVAFQYSEPGDVILLSPACASWDQYKSFEVRGDIFIEAVHKLK; via the coding sequence TTGAAGCAGATAAATACGTATCTCCATAAAAAAATTCTTGTCCTTGGTCTAGCAAAAAGCGGGGTAACAGCTGCAGCGCTCTTACATAAGCTTGGTGCATTTGTAACCGTAAATGATAAAAAGCCATTATCAGAAAATCCGGAAGCACAAGGGTTATTAGAACAAGGGATTAAAGTCATTTGTGGTGAACATCCTGTAGAACTTCTTGATGAGGGATTTGAACTAATCGTGAAAAATCCGGGTATTCCATACCAAAACCCAATCATTGAAGGGGCGTTGGAGAAAGGAATTCCTGTTTTAACAGAGGTTGAACTTGCTTACCAAATATCAGAAGCACCTTTCATCGGGATAACAGGAACAAATGGAAAAACAACTACGACAACGCTTATTTTTGAAATGCTGAATCAAGGTAAGAAGAGACCGTTAATTGCCGGCAATATTGGTACGGTAGCATCTGGTGTTGCAGAAGAGGCAACCGCAGAAAATAATATCGTGATTGAATTATCATCCTTTCAATTAATGGGGATAGAAGCATTTAGACCTAAGATAGCGATAATTACAAATCTATATGACGCACATTTGGATTATCATGGAACAAGAGCTGAATATATTAAAGCAAAAGCAAATATTACAAAAAACCAAACTGCAGAAGACTACTTTATTTATAATGCAGATCAGCAGGAAGTGCGGGAAATCGCTGAACATTCCCAAGCTTCCGGAATTCCTTTTTCAACGAAGCTTGCTCTTAAAGAGGGGGCTTATATAAGTGAGGGGTGGATTTGTTTTAATGACGAGAAGGTTATGTTGGTTGATGAAATCGCCTTACCGGGAGTCCATAATTTAGAAAATATCTTATCCGCCATGGCAGCGGCTAAGTTAACAGGTGTTAGTAATGAGGCCATTCAGGAAGTACTTAGAACGTTTACTGGTGTTAAGCATCGTCTTCAGTACGTTACAGAAATTGCTGAGAGAAAGTTTTATAACGACTCAAAAGCAACAAACATACTTGCTACTATACCAGCTTTACAAGCATTTAAAAGTCCCATCATCTTGTTGGCGGGCGGCCTTGATCGTGGAAATGAATTTGATGAATTAATCCCATATTTAAAAAATGTAAAAGCGTTAATTACTTTCGGTCAAACATCCTCTAAAATTGAGCGAGTCGGGATAGAAGCAGGAATAAAACAAATTAACACTGTCGATAATGTTGAAAAGGCCGTGCCTGTTGCATTTCAATATTCAGAGCCAGGCGACGTTATTCTGTTATCTCCTGCATGTGCGAGCTGGGATCAATATAAAAGTTTTGAAGTCAGGGGAGACATTTTTATCGAAGCGGTGCATAAGCTTAAGTAA
- the ftsA gene encoding cell division protein FtsA, which produces MNSNEIYVSLDIGTSSVKVIIGEIVNDSINIIGVGNVKSEGLRKGSIIDINDTVHSIKRAIEEAERMIGMEIRQVIVGISGNQVALEPCRGIVGVSSQNREITNEDVRRVIDEAQVVSISQDREIIGVIRKQFILDGKDEINNPCGMIGVRLEVEGTLITGSNAIITNTLRCVERAGLEITDIILQPLAAGEYALSKDEKNLGVALIDLGGGSTTIAYFEEGFLAATSVIPVGGDLITNDLSKVLHTSTEDAEKIKVKYGHAFYDDASEDEFFSVPIIGSDQHQQFNQLYVSEIIEARMEEIFELIAHELKRLGINDLPGGFVFTGGTANMQGILELAQTIFQSPVRKAVPNYIGVREPQYTTAVGLIKYAYKNARLPGGTFVASAPVTEPIEKKVQKQQQQPKAKPEKHPEDKMSSKVKKFLGLFFE; this is translated from the coding sequence ATGAACAGCAATGAAATATATGTAAGTCTTGACATCGGTACATCCAGTGTAAAAGTAATCATTGGTGAAATTGTCAACGACTCGATAAATATAATTGGTGTTGGAAACGTAAAGTCTGAAGGCCTGCGTAAGGGATCTATCATTGACATCAATGATACCGTTCATTCTATTAAACGTGCGATTGAAGAAGCTGAAAGAATGATAGGAATGGAAATTAGACAAGTGATTGTTGGGATTTCTGGCAATCAGGTTGCTCTTGAACCATGTCGTGGAATTGTAGGAGTTTCCAGTCAAAATCGTGAAATCACGAATGAAGACGTGAGACGTGTTATAGACGAGGCACAAGTTGTCTCGATTTCTCAGGACAGAGAAATTATTGGGGTTATCCGTAAACAATTTATCCTTGATGGTAAGGATGAAATTAATAACCCATGCGGGATGATCGGTGTCCGTTTGGAAGTTGAAGGAACACTTATTACAGGTTCCAATGCAATCATTACGAATACATTGCGATGTGTCGAGCGAGCTGGATTAGAAATTACCGATATTATCCTGCAGCCACTTGCAGCTGGAGAGTATGCACTTTCTAAGGACGAGAAAAACCTAGGCGTTGCTTTAATCGACCTAGGCGGTGGTTCAACCACCATTGCGTATTTTGAAGAAGGATTCTTGGCAGCCACAAGTGTAATACCAGTAGGCGGAGATCTAATTACAAATGACCTTTCTAAGGTATTACACACTTCAACTGAGGATGCTGAAAAAATCAAAGTAAAATATGGACATGCTTTCTACGATGATGCCTCAGAAGATGAGTTTTTTAGTGTTCCAATCATCGGAAGCGATCAGCACCAACAATTTAATCAATTATATGTTTCTGAAATAATAGAAGCTCGAATGGAAGAAATTTTTGAACTGATTGCTCATGAACTAAAACGATTAGGTATCAATGATTTACCTGGAGGGTTTGTATTTACAGGTGGTACTGCAAATATGCAGGGCATATTAGAATTAGCTCAAACGATTTTCCAAAGTCCCGTACGCAAAGCCGTTCCCAACTATATTGGAGTAAGAGAGCCTCAGTATACAACTGCGGTTGGTTTAATAAAATATGCTTACAAGAATGCTAGATTACCAGGTGGAACATTCGTCGCTTCAGCACCTGTTACTGAACCAATCGAAAAGAAAGTTCAAAAACAACAACAACAGCCAAAAGCAAAACCAGAAAAACATCCGGAAGATAAGATGTCATCAAAAGTAAAAAAATTCCTTGGTCTCTTTTTCGAATAG